From the Xenorhabdus ishibashii genome, one window contains:
- the putP gene encoding sodium/proline symporter PutP: MTVNSPMLITFIIYIAGMLLIGFMAYRSTKNFDDYILGGRRLGSVVTALSAGASDMSGWLLMGLPGAIFFSGISEGWIALGLLLGAYLNWRWIAGRLRVHTEVSNNALTLPDYFTHRFEDKSKILRIISALVILIFFTIYCASGVVAGGLLFENTFGISYEKAIWLGALATIAYTFLGGFLAVSWTDTVQATLMIFALILVPVLVLFKVGGVGSAITIIEAKNPAYLDMFKNLNIIAIISLLGWGLGYFGQPHILARFMAADSHQTIHKARRISMTWMLLCLAGTVAVGFFGISYFEIYPEQAGAVLQNRERIFIELGVLLFNPWITGILLSAVLAAVMSTLSCQLLVCSSALTEDLYKAFIRTKASQKELVWVGRMMVLLVAIIAIVIATNPNNKVLALVSNAWAGFGAAFGPVVLISVLWKRMTRNGALAGMLVGAITVLVWMEYHWFSLYEIIPGFIFATIAIIVVSLLGKAPSQATQQRFLEAEAHYKTK, from the coding sequence ATGACAGTAAATTCACCAATGCTCATTACCTTCATTATCTATATCGCAGGGATGCTGCTGATAGGTTTTATGGCTTATCGTTCTACCAAAAATTTTGATGATTACATCTTGGGGGGCAGGCGATTAGGTAGTGTGGTAACAGCATTATCTGCTGGCGCTTCTGATATGAGTGGCTGGTTATTGATGGGGCTGCCGGGGGCTATTTTTTTCTCTGGAATTTCAGAAGGTTGGATCGCATTAGGTCTACTGCTGGGGGCATACCTGAACTGGCGCTGGATTGCAGGTAGATTACGCGTTCATACTGAAGTGAGTAATAACGCATTGACGTTACCAGACTATTTCACTCATCGCTTTGAAGATAAAAGCAAAATCCTGCGTATTATCTCTGCATTGGTTATCTTGATTTTCTTTACTATTTACTGTGCATCGGGTGTTGTGGCTGGTGGGCTGTTATTTGAAAACACGTTCGGTATCAGTTATGAAAAGGCTATCTGGTTAGGTGCATTGGCAACGATTGCCTATACCTTCCTCGGTGGTTTTTTGGCGGTGAGTTGGACGGATACAGTTCAGGCAACTTTGATGATTTTTGCTTTGATTTTGGTTCCTGTGCTGGTTTTGTTCAAAGTGGGAGGCGTTGGCTCCGCCATCACTATTATTGAAGCAAAAAATCCGGCTTATTTAGATATGTTTAAAAATCTGAATATTATTGCCATTATTTCTTTGTTGGGATGGGGATTGGGCTATTTTGGTCAGCCGCACATTCTCGCTCGCTTCATGGCGGCAGACTCTCACCAGACTATTCATAAAGCCCGTCGCATCAGTATGACGTGGATGTTACTGTGTCTTGCAGGTACTGTGGCTGTTGGCTTCTTTGGTATCTCATATTTTGAAATATATCCTGAGCAGGCAGGGGCGGTATTGCAAAACCGTGAACGTATCTTTATAGAATTAGGTGTGCTCTTGTTTAACCCATGGATCACGGGAATATTACTGTCTGCGGTACTGGCTGCGGTTATGAGTACATTGAGTTGCCAGTTGCTGGTTTGCTCCAGCGCACTGACAGAAGATCTCTATAAAGCATTTATACGTACCAAAGCTAGCCAGAAAGAATTGGTATGGGTTGGTCGTATGATGGTTTTGTTGGTAGCTATCATTGCCATTGTGATTGCAACTAATCCGAACAATAAGGTACTGGCATTAGTTAGTAATGCTTGGGCCGGATTTGGTGCAGCATTTGGCCCTGTAGTTTTGATCTCGGTACTTTGGAAACGTATGACTCGTAATGGTGCATTGGCGGGTATGCTGGTGGGCGCTATCACAGTGCTGGTTTGGATGGAATACCACTGGTTTTCCTTGTATGAAATCATTCCAGGCTTTATCTTTGCGACGATTGCTATTATCGTGGTGAGTTTGCTAGGAAAAGCGCCAAGTCAAGCGACACAACAGCGTTTTCTTGAAGCAGAAGCGCACTATAAGACGAAATAG
- the fliD gene encoding flagellar filament capping protein FliD: MAISTVGATSGASGRLDQLEAQERKRLQPITQQQSSYKAKLTGFGTLKGSLEKLKSASEELKKFDKLNTTKTSEDHKTFTPSTDSKASPGNYVIEVQQLAKAQSLRSQAFPDIKTPLGEQGKGTRTIIITQPGAEKVGKEKADEEKEKPMRIALKDNETSLVEIRDAINKQEGNVNASIIKAEDNKNYLILTSKKAGTKSVMTIKVQGDDTLNSLLNYESDDKGGGSGAMNQVVDPANAKLTVNGIEIERQTNEIKDAPEGITLNLKKVSETEEVEINGKTEKKTISETLVVSRDIEPMKEAIKKWVDTYNELQSTFSSLTKYKKVGTGEAPSKDNGPLLGDGTLKSIQNQLRQQLFAAQHVDDIATLNKLGIKQKEDGTLEISNEKLEKNLKEKPANVKAFFMGDGKETGFATQTYNLLKKTLDSHEGTIDTATEGINKTLKKLERQAEQTNRNIEATMERYKKQFTALDKLVGSMAQANLSLAQLLG, encoded by the coding sequence ATGGCTATTTCCACAGTAGGGGCCACATCTGGGGCATCTGGGAGACTAGATCAACTTGAAGCACAAGAAAGAAAACGTTTACAACCAATAACCCAGCAGCAGAGCAGTTATAAAGCCAAACTAACCGGTTTTGGCACATTAAAAGGCAGTTTGGAAAAATTAAAGAGTGCATCTGAAGAACTTAAAAAATTCGATAAACTCAATACCACTAAAACCAGTGAAGATCATAAAACATTTACTCCGAGTACAGATTCCAAAGCCAGCCCGGGTAACTATGTTATTGAAGTTCAACAGCTTGCCAAGGCTCAGTCTTTGCGATCTCAGGCATTTCCTGATATAAAAACTCCATTAGGGGAACAAGGTAAAGGTACCCGTACCATTATTATTACGCAGCCAGGGGCTGAAAAAGTCGGTAAAGAGAAAGCCGATGAAGAAAAAGAAAAGCCAATGCGCATTGCCCTGAAAGATAATGAAACTTCTCTGGTCGAAATTCGTGATGCGATTAATAAACAAGAAGGTAATGTTAATGCCAGCATTATCAAAGCAGAAGATAATAAAAATTATTTGATCCTGACTTCGAAAAAAGCGGGCACAAAATCAGTCATGACGATTAAAGTTCAAGGTGATGATACCCTGAATAGTTTGCTGAACTACGAGTCTGACGATAAAGGTGGTGGTTCAGGTGCAATGAACCAAGTGGTAGATCCTGCCAATGCAAAATTAACCGTCAATGGCATTGAAATCGAACGCCAGACTAATGAAATAAAAGATGCACCAGAAGGCATTACCCTGAATCTGAAAAAAGTTTCAGAAACAGAAGAAGTCGAAATCAACGGCAAAACTGAAAAGAAAACAATATCAGAAACACTGGTGGTTTCTCGTGATATTGAGCCAATGAAAGAGGCGATTAAAAAGTGGGTTGATACTTATAATGAGCTACAAAGCACGTTCAGTTCATTGACCAAATACAAGAAAGTTGGAACAGGTGAAGCACCTTCAAAAGATAATGGTCCCCTGCTTGGTGACGGTACTTTAAAAAGTATTCAAAACCAGTTAAGACAACAATTGTTTGCGGCACAACATGTTGATGATATCGCTACCCTGAATAAATTGGGCATCAAACAAAAAGAGGATGGCACGCTGGAAATTAGCAACGAAAAGCTGGAAAAAAACCTGAAAGAGAAACCTGCCAACGTTAAGGCTTTCTTTATGGGGGATGGAAAAGAAACCGGCTTTGCTACCCAGACGTATAATTTATTGAAAAAAACGCTAGATAGCCATGAAGGAACTATCGATACAGCAACAGAAGGTATCAATAAGACCCTGAAAAAACTGGAAAGACAAGCAGAACAGACTAACAGAAACATTGAAGCCACAATGGAGCGCTATAAAAAACAATTTACAGCACTGGATAAACTTGTCGGTTCAATGGCTCAAGCAAACTTATCTTTAGCCCAACTCTTAGGATAA
- a CDS encoding RNA polymerase sigma factor FliA — MSDLYTAEGVMDKNSLWKRYVPLVRHEALRLQVRLPANVELDDLLQAGGIGLLNAVERFDSMQGTAFTTYAVQRIRGAMLDELRSRDWAPRSVRRNAREVTQTIRKLEQELGRPASEQEVAKELKINLIEYRQILLDTNNSQLFSYDEWHEIHGESCEPVIEEEHEANPLQQLLEGDLRQRVIEVIESLPEREKMVLTLYYQEELNLKEIGAVLNVGESRVSQLHSQAIKRLRARLNPEK, encoded by the coding sequence GTGAGCGATTTGTATACCGCCGAAGGCGTGATGGACAAAAATAGCCTCTGGAAGCGCTATGTACCACTAGTTCGCCATGAAGCATTGAGGCTACAGGTCAGATTGCCTGCCAACGTAGAACTCGATGACTTGCTTCAGGCCGGTGGCATAGGCTTACTGAATGCGGTGGAGCGGTTTGATTCCATGCAGGGAACCGCCTTTACCACCTATGCGGTACAGCGCATCAGAGGTGCAATGTTGGATGAGTTGAGGAGCCGTGATTGGGCTCCGCGTAGTGTGCGGCGTAACGCACGTGAAGTCACGCAGACCATCCGTAAACTTGAGCAAGAGTTAGGCCGTCCAGCCAGTGAGCAGGAAGTTGCTAAAGAATTAAAGATTAATCTGATAGAATACCGGCAAATACTGTTAGACACGAATAACAGTCAACTGTTTTCTTATGACGAATGGCACGAAATTCACGGTGAAAGCTGTGAGCCAGTGATTGAGGAGGAGCATGAAGCAAACCCCCTGCAACAATTACTGGAAGGTGATCTTCGTCAGCGGGTAATCGAGGTCATAGAATCGTTACCTGAACGGGAAAAGATGGTTCTTACGTTGTACTATCAGGAAGAACTGAATCTTAAAGAGATCGGCGCAGTGCTTAATGTGGGAGAATCCCGCGTAAGCCAGCTTCACAGCCAGGCGATAAAAAGGTTGAGGGCGCGTTTGAATCCAGAGAAGTAA
- the putA gene encoding trifunctional transcriptional regulator/proline dehydrogenase/L-glutamate gamma-semialdehyde dehydrogenase has translation MGSTTMGVKLDEATRNRIKAAAQRIERTPHWLIKQAIFNYLERLENEEKLPEISADQDNKEELISEVESPIEASYQPFLDFAEHILPQSVKRSAITAAYRLPEIQAVPMLLQRAQLSEEQAKATHQLAYSIAEKLRQQKQGIGRSGLVQGLLQEFSLSSQEGVALMCLAEALLRIPDKATRDALIRDKISNGNWHSHLGQSPSMFVNAATWGLLFTGKLVSTHNEAKLSKSLNRIINKSGEPLVRKGVDMAMRLMGEQFVTGETIAQALANARKLEEKGFRYSYDMLGEAALTEEDAQAYMVSYQQAIHAIGKASNGRGIYEGPGISIKLSALHPRYSRAQYERVIEELYPRLLSLTLQARQYDIAINIDAEEADRLEISLDLLEKLCFEPKLEGWNGIGFVIQAYQKRCPFVIDSIIDLAQRSRHRLMIRLVKGAYWDSEIKRAQIDGLEGYPVYTRKVYTDVSYLACARKLLSVPNLIYPQFATHNAHTLSAIYHLAGQNYYPGQYEFQCLHGMGEPLYEQVVGKISEGKLNRPCRIYAPVGTHETLLAYLVRRLLENGANTSFVNRIADTSLPIDELVADPVKIVQELAQTEGQIGLPHPKIPLPRDLYGKNRVNSSGLDLANEHRLASLSSALLSSSMETWHSEPLLGGDYQPTGELPALKPVNNPARNSDIVGYVREATEQEVSYALDVATDAGTIWFSTPPSERAAILVRAAELMENNLQSLLGILVREAGKTFNNAIAEVREAVDFLHYYASQVRQDFANDTHRPLGPVVCISPWNFPLAIFTGQIAAALAAGNSVLAKPAEQTPLIAAVTVKILHQAGIPRDALQLLPGQGETVGALLVGDERVRGVMFTGSTAVASLLQRNIAGRLDAQGRPTPLIAETGGLNAMIIDSSALTEQVVTDVIASAFDSAGQRCSALRILCIQEDVAERTITMLKGAMAECRMGNTERLSTDIGPVIDAEAKAGIERHIQTMRTKGRTIYQAAYENTTDNQEWTQGTFVKPTLIELESFDELKKEIFGPVLHVVRFKRSELDNLLDQINATGYGLTLGVHTRIDETIAQVTSKAKVGNIYVNRNMVGAVVGVQPFGGEGLSGTGPKAGGPLYLYRLLSQRPLNAASQTLERQDTEYELDAKARVDLHSPLYKLANWATEQNNEGLNQVIQEYSLLAQGGTIRLLPGPTGERNTYALLPRGHVLCLADNEQDTLVQLAAVLSVGCQAIWEKDELHQGLHRQLPNEVRQHIYWINDWQNEETAMEAVIYHGDCDQLRHVCEVIAQRKGPIISVQGFARGETNLLLERLLHERSLSVNTAAAGGNASLMTIG, from the coding sequence ATGGGTAGTACCACTATGGGTGTGAAGCTTGATGAAGCAACACGCAATCGAATTAAAGCCGCAGCACAACGAATTGAACGCACCCCACACTGGCTAATTAAGCAAGCCATTTTTAATTATCTTGAACGTCTGGAAAACGAGGAAAAACTCCCAGAAATATCAGCGGATCAGGATAACAAAGAAGAATTGATTTCCGAAGTAGAATCACCGATTGAGGCGTCTTATCAACCATTTCTGGATTTTGCCGAACATATTTTACCCCAATCGGTGAAACGTTCGGCAATTACTGCGGCCTATCGCCTCCCCGAAATCCAAGCGGTTCCTATGCTGCTGCAACGCGCACAGCTATCTGAAGAACAAGCCAAGGCAACGCATCAGCTCGCTTATTCCATTGCCGAAAAGCTGCGTCAACAAAAACAGGGCATTGGCCGATCAGGTTTGGTTCAGGGATTGTTGCAAGAGTTTTCACTTTCTTCGCAGGAAGGGGTAGCTTTGATGTGCCTCGCCGAAGCCCTGCTGCGTATCCCCGATAAAGCCACTCGTGATGCCTTGATCCGCGATAAGATCAGTAACGGCAACTGGCATTCCCATTTAGGCCAAAGCCCCTCCATGTTTGTCAACGCTGCAACATGGGGCTTATTGTTCACTGGCAAGCTGGTATCTACCCATAATGAAGCCAAGTTATCCAAATCCCTGAACCGTATTATCAACAAAAGTGGCGAGCCGTTGGTGCGCAAAGGTGTGGATATGGCAATGCGTTTGATGGGTGAGCAATTTGTGACGGGAGAAACCATCGCCCAAGCCCTTGCCAACGCTCGTAAACTGGAAGAAAAAGGCTTCCGCTATTCTTATGATATGCTCGGCGAAGCCGCATTAACCGAAGAAGATGCACAAGCCTATATGGTTTCCTATCAGCAGGCTATTCACGCCATTGGCAAGGCATCAAATGGCCGTGGTATTTATGAAGGGCCAGGGATTTCTATTAAACTTTCTGCCCTGCATCCACGTTATAGCCGTGCCCAATATGAACGTGTTATTGAGGAACTCTATCCTCGTTTGCTTTCCCTGACCTTACAGGCTCGTCAATACGATATCGCTATCAATATTGATGCAGAAGAAGCCGATCGTCTGGAAATTTCCCTCGATTTGCTGGAAAAATTGTGTTTCGAACCAAAACTGGAAGGCTGGAACGGTATTGGTTTTGTCATTCAGGCTTACCAAAAACGTTGTCCTTTTGTCATCGATAGCATTATTGATTTGGCACAACGCAGCCGTCACAGGTTGATGATCCGTCTGGTGAAAGGGGCTTACTGGGATAGTGAAATTAAACGTGCCCAAATCGATGGCTTGGAAGGCTATCCGGTGTATACCCGCAAGGTCTATACCGATGTTTCTTACCTTGCCTGTGCCCGCAAGCTGCTCTCCGTCCCTAATTTGATCTACCCGCAATTTGCTACCCACAACGCCCATACTTTATCCGCCATTTATCATCTGGCGGGGCAAAACTATTATCCGGGGCAATATGAATTCCAGTGTTTGCATGGCATGGGGGAGCCGCTCTATGAACAAGTCGTCGGCAAGATTTCAGAAGGTAAACTCAATCGTCCGTGCCGTATTTACGCACCGGTAGGCACACACGAAACACTACTGGCCTATCTGGTGCGCCGTTTGCTGGAAAATGGAGCCAATACTTCATTTGTCAATCGTATTGCAGATACCTCACTACCGATTGATGAATTGGTTGCTGATCCGGTAAAAATTGTACAGGAATTGGCTCAAACCGAAGGGCAAATCGGCCTGCCCCATCCTAAAATCCCTCTGCCCCGTGATTTATACGGCAAAAACCGTGTCAATTCATCAGGGTTGGATCTCGCCAATGAACATCGTTTAGCTTCTCTTTCCAGCGCCCTGCTCAGTTCTTCAATGGAAACGTGGCACAGCGAACCGTTATTAGGTGGCGATTACCAACCGACAGGAGAACTGCCGGCGCTTAAGCCTGTGAACAATCCCGCCAGAAACTCCGATATCGTGGGTTATGTGCGCGAAGCTACTGAACAGGAAGTTAGCTATGCGCTGGATGTGGCTACCGATGCCGGCACAATTTGGTTTTCCACTCCCCCTTCAGAACGTGCCGCAATTTTAGTGCGTGCAGCGGAGTTGATGGAAAACAATCTGCAATCCTTGCTCGGCATTCTGGTTCGTGAAGCGGGTAAAACATTCAACAATGCGATTGCCGAAGTACGCGAAGCGGTGGATTTTCTCCACTATTATGCAAGTCAGGTTCGCCAGGATTTCGCCAATGATACCCACCGCCCACTAGGACCTGTGGTGTGTATCAGCCCGTGGAACTTCCCGCTGGCAATTTTCACCGGCCAAATCGCGGCTGCATTGGCAGCAGGTAATAGTGTTCTGGCAAAACCCGCAGAGCAGACACCACTTATTGCTGCCGTTACGGTAAAAATATTGCATCAGGCAGGTATTCCTCGCGATGCACTGCAATTATTGCCCGGACAAGGAGAAACAGTAGGTGCACTGCTGGTCGGTGATGAGCGTGTACGCGGTGTCATGTTTACCGGCTCTACCGCAGTCGCCAGTTTGTTGCAGCGCAATATTGCTGGCCGCCTTGATGCACAAGGGCGCCCGACACCGTTGATCGCAGAAACCGGTGGCCTGAATGCCATGATCATTGATTCCTCCGCACTAACCGAACAAGTTGTTACCGATGTCATCGCTTCCGCTTTTGACAGTGCCGGACAACGCTGTTCTGCCCTGCGTATCCTGTGTATTCAGGAAGATGTGGCTGAAAGAACTATCACTATGCTGAAAGGGGCGATGGCTGAATGCCGGATGGGGAATACTGAGCGATTATCCACAGATATTGGCCCCGTCATTGATGCAGAAGCGAAAGCGGGTATCGAGCGTCATATCCAAACCATGCGTACCAAAGGCCGGACAATTTATCAGGCGGCATATGAAAATACCACAGATAACCAGGAGTGGACACAAGGCACTTTCGTTAAACCAACGCTGATTGAACTGGAAAGTTTCGATGAATTGAAGAAAGAAATTTTCGGGCCAGTCCTGCATGTCGTCCGTTTTAAACGTAGTGAGTTAGATAATCTGCTGGATCAGATCAACGCTACCGGTTATGGCTTAACATTGGGCGTCCATACCCGTATTGATGAGACCATCGCTCAGGTCACAAGCAAAGCGAAAGTCGGCAACATATATGTCAACCGCAATATGGTGGGTGCAGTCGTCGGCGTGCAGCCGTTTGGTGGTGAAGGCTTGTCAGGTACAGGACCAAAAGCCGGTGGGCCACTGTATCTGTATCGTTTGCTGTCACAGCGCCCTCTCAATGCTGCCAGCCAAACTCTGGAACGGCAGGATACAGAATATGAGCTTGATGCCAAAGCCCGTGTTGACCTGCACTCGCCGCTCTACAAACTGGCAAATTGGGCAACCGAGCAGAATAATGAAGGATTGAATCAGGTAATTCAGGAATACAGTTTACTGGCACAAGGCGGAACAATACGCCTGTTACCAGGGCCAACTGGAGAGCGCAATACTTATGCCTTACTGCCGCGCGGTCATGTTCTTTGCCTTGCAGACAACGAACAAGACACATTGGTGCAATTAGCCGCGGTGCTTTCTGTCGGTTGTCAGGCAATTTGGGAGAAAGACGAACTGCATCAAGGGTTACATCGTCAGTTACCTAATGAGGTTCGCCAGCATATTTATTGGATCAATGATTGGCAGAATGAAGAAACAGCGATGGAAGCGGTTATTTATCATGGTGATTGTGACCAATTACGCCATGTATGTGAAGTGATTGCCCAACGTAAAGGGCCGATTATTTCCGTACAGGGTTTTGCCCGTGGTGAAACCAATTTACTGCTAGAACGCTTACTGCATGAGCGTTCATTAAGTGTTAATACGGCGGCAGCAGGCGGTAATGCCAGCCTGATGACCATTGGTTAA
- a CDS encoding flagellin: MASVINTNYSSLLAQNNLTRSKGTLGSAIERLSSGLRINSAKDDAAGQAIANRFTANVKGLTQASRNANDGISIAQTTEGALNEINNNLQRIRELAVQSTNGTNSESDKKSIQEEVDQRLKEIDRISKQTQFNGVKVLSEEAKAMTIQVGASDGEVIKIDLKQIDKGTLGLGEFRVASEQDKKQKEAVTAADAAVKTAKDAWDKAPAADKTAKKTELDTAEANLKTAKEAKGTLKPTEKPLEKLDEALARVASLRSSLGAVQNRLESTVNNLNNTVNNLSAARSRIEDADYAVEVSNMSRGQILQQAGTAVLAQANQIPQSVMSLLR, encoded by the coding sequence ATGGCATCAGTTATTAATACTAACTACTCATCTCTGCTGGCGCAAAATAACCTGACCCGATCTAAAGGTACTCTGGGTTCTGCTATTGAACGTCTGTCCTCTGGTTTACGTATTAACAGCGCGAAGGATGACGCTGCTGGTCAAGCGATTGCTAACCGTTTCACTGCTAACGTTAAAGGTCTGACTCAGGCTTCCCGTAACGCAAATGATGGTATTTCCATTGCTCAGACTACCGAAGGTGCTCTGAACGAAATCAATAACAACCTGCAACGTATCCGTGAACTGGCTGTTCAGTCTACAAACGGCACTAACTCTGAAAGTGACAAGAAATCCATTCAGGAAGAAGTCGATCAGCGTCTGAAGGAAATTGACCGTATCTCTAAGCAAACTCAGTTTAACGGCGTAAAAGTATTGAGTGAAGAAGCCAAAGCAATGACTATTCAGGTTGGTGCTAGTGATGGTGAAGTTATCAAAATTGATCTGAAACAAATTGATAAAGGAACATTAGGTCTGGGTGAGTTTAGAGTTGCATCAGAACAAGATAAAAAGCAAAAAGAAGCAGTAACAGCCGCTGACGCTGCAGTAAAAACGGCTAAGGATGCATGGGATAAAGCACCTGCTGCTGACAAAACTGCTAAAAAAACGGAGCTTGATACAGCAGAAGCCAATCTTAAAACAGCAAAAGAAGCAAAAGGGACTCTAAAACCTACAGAAAAGCCATTGGAAAAATTAGACGAAGCTCTCGCTAGAGTTGCCAGCCTGCGCAGCTCCCTGGGTGCAGTACAAAACCGTCTGGAATCCACCGTTAATAACCTGAACAACACCGTTAACAACCTGAGCGCTGCTCGCAGCCGTATCGAAGATGCTGACTACGCGGTTGAAGTTTCTAATATGAGCCGTGGTCAGATCCTGCAACAGGCGGGTACTGCTGTTCTGGCTCAGGCGAACCAAATTCCACAATCCGTTATGTCTCTGCTGCGTTAA
- a CDS encoding OB-fold protein, whose amino-acid sequence MKNVLKWVGIVFVVLLVIGFIAGNDESKSSSSNSSAATSSKKAIKLTENELKTVKEMIYDEVETSFDGGSSQLDTEYLAVSAREMQKVYAENEARGDKIYKGKKIIISGIIDSIDSSFGDIPVVTLKTGDMFNKVHVNFSKKYRDLAAELNKNQKVKYACVGSSVIIGSPSVRDCTPVSVAVDELTDKLVSSANNALKNPGKANEYDKEIILFVKIASVATEDFKTCGTIDQKCLFSAISKYGEDNLKNNEEIKAVMKKLGVDPATLEI is encoded by the coding sequence ATGAAAAACGTATTGAAATGGGTAGGGATAGTATTTGTTGTTCTTCTCGTTATAGGCTTCATTGCAGGAAATGATGAAAGTAAATCATCAAGTAGCAATTCCTCTGCGGCAACATCATCGAAAAAAGCAATTAAGTTGACCGAAAATGAACTAAAAACCGTCAAAGAGATGATTTACGATGAAGTGGAAACCAGCTTTGATGGAGGTAGTTCACAACTAGATACAGAATATTTAGCTGTATCAGCCAGAGAAATGCAAAAAGTCTACGCAGAAAATGAAGCCAGAGGTGATAAGATCTACAAAGGTAAAAAAATTATCATATCTGGTATTATTGATTCAATAGATTCTAGCTTTGGCGATATTCCTGTTGTGACATTAAAAACAGGTGATATGTTTAATAAAGTACATGTCAATTTTTCTAAAAAATATAGAGATCTTGCCGCTGAGCTAAATAAAAATCAAAAGGTTAAATACGCCTGCGTTGGTAGCAGTGTCATTATAGGATCACCATCGGTGAGGGATTGTACTCCGGTTTCGGTTGCCGTAGATGAATTGACCGATAAGCTTGTATCATCTGCAAATAATGCTTTAAAAAACCCAGGTAAAGCAAACGAGTATGATAAAGAAATAATTCTGTTTGTTAAGATTGCTTCTGTAGCGACAGAAGATTTTAAAACATGTGGCACCATTGATCAGAAATGTTTATTTTCTGCTATCTCTAAATACGGCGAAGATAATTTGAAAAATAACGAAGAGATTAAGGCAGTGATGAAAAAATTAGGAGTAGATCCCGCTACACTAGAAATATAA
- the fliS gene encoding flagellar export chaperone FliS translates to MYQRSASQLYAQVDLESEIMNASPYQLIQILFNGALSALRRAIILIQQGNIPEKGLAISKAINIIDNGLKEGLDFEKGGEIAQNLFALYDYMSRRLLHANLRNDEKAITEVIDLLSEISDSWRQIDPHYNASQDIV, encoded by the coding sequence ATGTATCAACGTTCGGCAAGCCAGTTATACGCTCAGGTAGATCTTGAAAGCGAAATTATGAATGCCTCTCCCTATCAGTTGATTCAGATATTGTTCAACGGGGCGCTTAGCGCCCTGCGTCGTGCAATCATTCTGATACAACAAGGGAATATTCCAGAAAAAGGGTTAGCTATTTCAAAGGCGATTAATATCATTGATAATGGCCTCAAAGAAGGATTAGATTTCGAAAAAGGCGGTGAGATTGCCCAGAATCTTTTTGCTTTATATGATTATATGAGCCGCCGTTTACTCCATGCCAATTTACGCAATGATGAGAAGGCTATTACCGAAGTGATTGATTTACTTTCCGAGATTTCCGACTCTTGGCGGCAAATAGATCCTCATTACAACGCCAGTCAGGATATTGTTTAA
- the fliT gene encoding flagella biosynthesis regulatory protein FliT — protein sequence MKNDMDLLSAYQQILSLSEQMIDLARNEKWDELVDMEITYLKAVEVVTLLSENSDASISLQQQLTKILQTVLDNEKETKRLLQRRLNELSDLIKQESCKQLLHDTYGQFPINNYEMELTTTESK from the coding sequence ATGAAAAATGATATGGATCTTTTGTCAGCTTATCAGCAGATCCTTAGTTTAAGTGAGCAAATGATTGATTTAGCCAGAAATGAAAAGTGGGATGAACTTGTTGATATGGAAATCACTTATCTAAAGGCAGTAGAAGTGGTGACTTTATTATCAGAAAACTCAGATGCCTCTATTTCATTACAGCAGCAATTAACCAAAATTTTGCAAACTGTCCTGGATAATGAAAAAGAAACTAAGAGATTGTTGCAAAGAAGGTTAAATGAACTCAGCGACCTGATTAAACAGGAAAGCTGTAAACAACTCTTACATGATACATATGGACAATTCCCAATCAATAACTATGAGATGGAGTTAACAACAACTGAATCAAAATAG
- the fliZ gene encoding flagella biosynthesis regulatory protein FliZ gives MSITTQKKRPLSRYIKDYKHSQTHCLHCHKTLDRISLVFNGQVINKEAISEMTELVDDKTWNELQGKFVALCRFCSEIYCNSQTDYFDIMSFKQYLFEQTEMSHSTVREYVVRLRRLDELLTSSNYPTSEFTPEKIQEKLSEELSQSAFSNYNIALRKYEQYLSWQQNGRH, from the coding sequence ATGTCTATTACAACACAAAAGAAACGGCCTCTTAGCCGTTATATCAAAGATTATAAACACAGCCAGACTCATTGTCTGCACTGTCATAAAACCCTCGACCGTATTTCGCTGGTTTTTAACGGTCAGGTCATCAATAAGGAAGCTATTTCTGAGATGACTGAATTGGTGGATGACAAAACCTGGAATGAGTTGCAGGGTAAATTTGTGGCGCTGTGCCGCTTTTGTAGTGAAATTTATTGCAATAGCCAGACTGATTATTTCGACATTATGTCATTTAAACAATATCTGTTTGAGCAAACAGAGATGAGTCATAGTACTGTGCGTGAGTATGTGGTTCGTTTAAGGCGTTTGGATGAATTACTGACTTCAAGTAATTATCCAACCAGTGAGTTTACGCCAGAAAAGATCCAGGAGAAGCTCAGTGAGGAATTATCTCAATCTGCTTTTAGCAATTATAATATTGCCCTGCGTAAATATGAACAATATCTGAGCTGGCAACAGAATGGTCGTCATTGA